GGTGCAATTGGCGGGCGATGGTGGGGTATTATCGCGGGGCAGCGCGGCACGACGAGCTCGATGTGGATGGAGGGGCGTGAAAGGGCTTGGATCATGGATGACAGGAGACACGAGACGGACGACCATGTGGGATCCAGCacactcactcgctcacttCACCCCCGTGGTAGACAACAACTTCACCACGCCATATTCCGGGAGGGAGAAAACCGATGGCCTTTGTGCGGTCGGACGGTGAGGTTGACCGTAAGTTTCTCCTCTCGGCAGACATACGGGTGAATGGGAGAGTAGCCACCGACCGGCGCGTTATCATGGAGTTTATCCAATCGAACGGGCAGGCTGCAGAAGACTCTCCTATTACTCTTTCGATCTTCCAACAAGCGCCTAGACCCGGACATGGGTCTAGCACTCTCGgccacccctcccccccttcgtccACTCGCATGGAAAGACATTGCGGCGCGAGGGTTGCCCCTCCCTTCAGTCGACTGTTGCAGCTCGCGCTGCCCCTCATTCAAGGATGAATATCCTTCGCTCCACGCCCAGCGTCGCGACAAATGACCTGGTGGTGGGGGTAAGGGGGGAGTCTGATGGCAGCTCTGCGACGGCCAGAGTATTTTATCCGCCATGGCCCCCTCTGCCCTCCGTGGCTTGCCCTGAATCTTACTCTCctgcttcctcttctccttgcctCTCTTGTCAATCTGCCGTTGCCTCACCTGTTCTTTTCGCCCAGAAAAGAGTTGATCGAACCTCCCCGTCAGAGATACATTCAGCACCATCCCGATCACAGTCCAGCCACCATGTCCATTCCCGAGAAGTTCACCGGCTTCCAGGTCAACAGCGCCGAGACCTGGCAAGACTTCAAGAAGCAGGAGTTCGACCCCAAGCCCTTTGGCGACtacgacgtcgacatcaaGATCGAGTGCTGCGGTGTTTGCGCCAGTGATGTTCACACCATCAAGGGTGACTGGGGTGCTCAGCCCTACCCTCTGGCTGTCGGTCACGGTGAGTTTGCTTTGTTTCCTTTCTTGGCCTTCGTtacgacgaagacgacgacgagtgTTCAGCGGCTGACCCCATGTGTCCCAGAGATCGTCGGCAAGGCTCTGAGAGTCGGCTCCAAGGTCaccaagatcaaggagggCTCTCGCGTCGGTGTCGGTGCGCAGTCGTACGCCTGCCTCGAGTGCCGCCAGTGCAAGAACGACAACGAGACGTACTGCAAGCACCAGCTCGACACGTACGGCTCCACATTCCCCGACTCGGGCGCCATCTCACAGGGCGGCTACTCTTCCCACGTCCGCACTCACGAGCACTGGTACGTCTTGAAGCCCTGCCTGGCATCCCAGCGGCTATAGAGCCGTGGAACATGCAACTAACGCCATAGCAGGGTCTTCCCCATCCCCGACGCTCTTCCCAGCACCGTCGCTGCGCCCATGCTCTGCGCTGGCCTGACGGCCTACAGCCCTCTGATCAGAAACGGCTGCGGCCCCGGCAAGAaggtcggcatcgtcggcatcggtGGCATCGGCCACTTTGGCATCATGTTCGCCAAGGCGCTGGGCGCCGAGGTCTGGGCCATCTCGCGTTCGCGgtccaaggaggaggactCTCTCAAgatgggcgccgacggctaCCTCGCCAGTGGCGAGAAGGGCTGGAACGAGCCGCACAAGATGACGTTCGACCTCATCCTTAACACTGCCAACTCGTTCGAGGGCTTCGACCTCTCGGCCTACCTCAGCCTGCTCGACGTCCACGGCAAGTGGGTGTCGGTCGGcctccccggcggcggcggcatcacggTCCGCAACCAGGACTTCCTCCCCAACGGCTGCTTCATCGGCAGCTCGCACCTGGGTAGCAGACGCGAGACGCTCGAGATGctgcagctcgccgccgacaagggCATCAAGACGTGGGTGCAAGAGGTGCCCAtcagcgccgatggcctgAGGTCGGCCATGAACGGCATTGAGGACTCCAAGGTCCGCTACAGATATTGCCTGACCAACTACGAGGAAGCCTTTGGCCAGTAAGTGGTGTGATGCGTCGAGATGTAATGTGTGTTTAGCCAAAACCAAAAGAATACCATATAATGACCATGACCTCGTTTTCTTCCACGTGCAACATGCAATTTGTCGTCCCTGTGCTTGGTCTCTTTTAACGCATCTTTCACATCCCTGAACAGTCACATCCCTATGCGGTCCCGAAAAGGGTATGATGAAACCCTCATTTCTCCGCGCTGCCTGGAAACAATGCAGGACCCAAGGCGCAGCTCTCTGTTCTCTTCGGATGAGCTGCGCCGTTCACAGACATTTCCTCGGAAGGCGACGCATCTCAACCCCTCCCTTATGCAAgtcgcctccctccccaccccCTAGCGAAAaagtggtggtggcggtggtggtggtggtggtccgatgggccggccatcggcgacTATAAACAAGGTTCCGTCGGGCAGTATCTGTACAGCTTTGTGGcagcggggagggggggggggggggacgtcTTGGTAGCTCGTTAGCTCAGCTAGATTGCGGCTGTGTGGTTGACATCCTTGAATGCCCAGGGAACTGGGGTCCGCCCGACTGGGTCCATGGAGAGAGGGATGGAGAGTTAAAGTCCAGCTCATCTTTCCTCGTCTTAGTTCTGAGTTGGACTTACTTACAGACGAGAGTCTGTACCTGTACTTTCGGACGTGTCCTTCGTCTGTGCGTCTGATTCAAGGCATTTGAGGGTT
The genomic region above belongs to Colletotrichum higginsianum IMI 349063 chromosome 2, whole genome shotgun sequence and contains:
- a CDS encoding Alcohol dehydrogenase GroES-like domain-containing protein encodes the protein MAALRRPEYFIRHGPLCPPWLALNLTLLLPLLLASLVNLPLPHLFFSPRKELIEPPRQRYIQHHPDHSPATMSIPEKFTGFQVNSAETWQDFKKQEFDPKPFGDYDVDIKIECCGVCASDVHTIKGDWGAQPYPLAVGHEIVGKALRVGSKVTKIKEGSRVGVGAQSYACLECRQCKNDNETYCKHQLDTYGSTFPDSGAISQGGYSSHVRTHEHWVFPIPDALPSTVAAPMLCAGLTAYSPLIRNGCGPGKKVGIVGIGGIGHFGIMFAKALGAEVWAISRSRSKEEDSLKMGADGYLASGEKGWNEPHKMTFDLILNTANSFEGFDLSAYLSLLDVHGKWVSVGLPGGGGITVRNQDFLPNGCFIGSSHLGSRRETLEMLQLAADKGIKTWVQEVPISADGLRSAMNGIEDSKVRYRYCLTNYEEAFGQ